The Parabacteroides sp. AD58 genome includes a window with the following:
- a CDS encoding cytochrome ubiquinol oxidase subunit I — MIASIDTSLIDWSRAQFALTAMYHWLFVPLTLGLGIIQAIMETLYVKTGKEHWKTTARFWMKLFGINFAIGVATGLILEFEFGTNWSNYSWFVGDIFGAPLAIEGIVAFFMEATFIAVMYFGWDKVSKRFHLASTWLTIAGATLSALWILIANAWMQYPAGMHFNPDTVRNEMLDFWAVALSPVAINKFFHTVLSGWVTGATFVIGVSSWYLYKNREQAFALRSIKVGAIFGLVASILLLWTGDGSAYQVADKQPMKLAAMEGLYKGEKGAGLVCVGILNPDRTTYNGPEDPFLFKIEIPQMLSLLAERQTDAFVPGITDLIEGTYTDDSGQPVLSAEEKIAKGKVAIQALADYRQAKKDKDEAGMAAHRATLEENFDYFGYGYLNDPSELIPPIGLSFYSFHIMVLLGAYLILLFLAVWILQRRESFLRMRWLHLVALWSIPLAYIAGQAGWIVAEVGRQPWAIQDILPTVAGISRLETASVQTTFFLFLILFTVLLIAELRILIKAIQAGPETESVHSQTNE; from the coding sequence ATGATTGCAAGTATCGACACATCACTGATCGACTGGTCGAGGGCTCAGTTTGCTCTGACGGCCATGTATCACTGGCTTTTCGTGCCTCTTACGTTAGGCTTAGGTATTATCCAGGCCATAATGGAAACGCTGTACGTAAAAACAGGCAAGGAACACTGGAAAACAACGGCCCGCTTCTGGATGAAGCTGTTTGGCATCAATTTTGCCATCGGCGTTGCGACCGGACTGATCCTTGAATTTGAATTCGGGACCAACTGGTCCAACTACAGCTGGTTTGTGGGAGATATATTTGGTGCCCCGCTGGCTATCGAAGGCATCGTCGCTTTCTTCATGGAAGCCACGTTTATTGCCGTTATGTATTTTGGCTGGGACAAAGTGAGCAAACGCTTCCACCTGGCTTCTACCTGGCTGACCATTGCCGGAGCCACGCTTTCGGCTTTATGGATTCTGATTGCGAATGCCTGGATGCAATATCCGGCAGGTATGCACTTCAACCCGGATACAGTCCGGAACGAAATGCTCGATTTCTGGGCTGTTGCCCTTTCTCCAGTAGCCATCAACAAGTTTTTCCACACGGTTCTGTCGGGCTGGGTGACGGGCGCTACCTTCGTCATCGGCGTCAGCAGCTGGTATTTATACAAGAACCGCGAGCAGGCCTTTGCCTTGCGCAGCATTAAGGTTGGCGCTATCTTCGGACTCGTTGCTTCCATCTTGCTGCTTTGGACGGGCGATGGTTCTGCTTATCAGGTAGCCGACAAGCAACCGATGAAATTAGCCGCCATGGAAGGTTTGTACAAGGGAGAAAAAGGAGCCGGACTGGTCTGCGTAGGTATTCTCAATCCTGACCGGACGACTTACAATGGTCCGGAAGATCCTTTCCTTTTCAAGATAGAAATCCCGCAGATGTTATCATTGCTGGCAGAACGCCAAACAGACGCTTTTGTCCCGGGCATCACCGATCTGATTGAAGGAACATACACGGATGATTCAGGACAGCCGGTACTCTCGGCCGAAGAAAAGATAGCCAAAGGGAAAGTCGCCATCCAGGCGCTTGCCGACTACCGCCAGGCCAAAAAGGATAAAGATGAAGCCGGCATGGCTGCTCATCGGGCAACCCTCGAAGAGAACTTTGATTATTTCGGCTATGGGTATCTGAACGATCCGTCGGAATTGATTCCGCCTATCGGCCTTTCATTCTACTCATTCCATATCATGGTTCTGCTGGGAGCTTATCTGATCCTGCTCTTCCTGGCTGTATGGATTCTGCAACGCCGGGAGTCATTCCTGCGTATGCGCTGGCTGCATTTAGTAGCTTTATGGAGCATTCCGCTGGCTTATATCGCCGGACAGGCAGGATGGATTGTGGCCGAAGTAGGAAGACAACCCTGGGCCATCCAGGATATTTTGCCGACGGTGGCCGGTATTTCACGCCTCGAAACTGCTTCGGTTCAGACAACCTTCTTCCTCTTCCTGATTCTCTTTACCGTTCTGCTCATTGCCGAACTGCGCATCCTGATCAAAGCCATCCAGGCCGGACCGGAAACAGAATCAGTTCATTCACAGACAAACGAATAG
- a CDS encoding DUF4492 domain-containing protein gives MMAYIQRIYHFYREGFREMKLGKLLWLIILIKLFVIFCVLRLFFFPDFLGKYKTSAEKENYVSGELVNRANSFTK, from the coding sequence ATGATGGCATACATACAACGCATATACCATTTTTACCGGGAAGGTTTCCGCGAAATGAAATTAGGAAAACTTCTCTGGCTGATCATTCTGATCAAGCTTTTCGTCATTTTCTGTGTACTCAGGCTGTTCTTTTTCCCTGATTTTTTAGGGAAATACAAGACTTCTGCTGAAAAGGAGAACTACGTCTCCGGCGAACTGGTCAACCGCGCTAATTCATTTACTAAATAA